One window of Mustela lutreola isolate mMusLut2 chromosome 13, mMusLut2.pri, whole genome shotgun sequence genomic DNA carries:
- the CCDC122 gene encoding coiled-coil domain-containing protein 122 isoform X3 yields MPSAGRFPRPACGRSASACTLQASASSETPGRRHLPTPHLEPGRNPEATTLAPGVLSLTRDSAAAAPGPPHPPHRRPTTGAPPDVGTTAGAQRLRRTGLRQAGDLQGGASGEEGWVRRGAGGKPEKSPAPAPAAASAVPGQRSPSRPSYAARLRQEKQEPEPSSRSQPGLKKVNQKERKIQSRMSGNKERKSQGVPEEALANQGTSSLTDAVEQVAKQQQSQTSEIEKNKKVLFHLQNELHELEKQIASVSAETKEIEKQICQQDAAIENAKLQCGNLETQIKSLHTENVKLKFDIEAAQEDFEEHKIRYNEYYAKIKEHKVSLGAIENKWSFMTVLHEKRDLVKKLKKMKEELMQNLQNPGGNHIKQLQEDITELKDKIITVKESITEKTCFLEEEKKTHEKLRKEIEELLFPERFP; encoded by the exons ATGCCCAGCGCAGGCAGATTTCCCCGTCCCGCCTGTGGGCGCTCCGCCTCGGCTTGCACCCTCCAGGCTTCTGCAAGCTCGGAGACGCCCGGGCGCCGCCACCTCCCGACCCCCCACCTGGAGCCTGGACGGAACCCGGAAGCCACGACCTTGGCACCTGGAGTTCTAAGCCTGACCCGCGACTCCGCCGCTGCAGCGCCTGGACCACCTCACCCACCTCACCGCCGACCCACCACGGGCGCCCCGCCAGACGTGGGCACGACGGCTGGGGCCCAGCGGCTGCGGAGAACCGGGCTGCGCCAGGCCGGCGACCTGCAGGGAGGGGCGAGCGGAGAAGAGGGCTGGGTACGGAGAGGCGCCGGGGGAAAGCCCGAGAAGAGCCCAGCGCCGGCCCCCGCGGCCGCCTCAGCAGTTCCGGGTCAGCGCAGCCCGTCGAGACCGTCCTACGCCGCACgactgaggcaagagaaacaggaACCAGAGCCCTCTAGCCGGAGCCAGCCGG GCCTAAAGAAAGTaaaccaaaaagagagaaagatacagaGTAGAATGTCAGGcaacaaagaaaggaagagtcaaGGAGTTCCTGAAGAAG CTCTGGCTAACCAAGGCACATCTTCATTAACTGATGCTGTAGAGCAAGTTGCAAAGCAACAACAATCACAAacatcagaaatagaaaaaaacaaaaaagttctgTTCCATTTGCAG aATGAACTCCATGAGCTTGAAAAACAAATAGCATCTGTCTCTGCAGaaactaaagaaatagaaaagcaaatttgTCAGCAAGATGCTGCCATAGAAAATGCCAAACTTCAGTGTGGGAACCTGGAAACTCAAATCAAATCCTTACATACAGAAAATGTAAAGCTTAAATTTGACATAGAAGCAGCCCAAGAAGATTTTGAGGAACACAAGATAAGATATAATGAATACTACGCAAAAATAAAAGAGCATAAAGTTAGTTTGGGGGCGATAGAAAACAAATGGTCATTCATGACTGTACTTCATGAAAAACGAGATcttgttaaaaagttaaaaaaaatgaaagaggaactTATGCAAAATCTCCAAAATCCAGGAGGAAATCACATAAAACAACTACAG GAAGACATTACAGAGTTAAAGGATAAAATTATAACTGTAAAAGAATCTATCACTGAAAAAACTTGTTTtcttgaagaagagaaaaagacacatgaaaaattaagaaaagaaatagag gagcttttgttccctgagcgctttccgtag
- the LACC1 gene encoding purine nucleoside phosphorylase LACC1 isoform X2, with the protein MAEAVLVDFFGLKFNSQKNSHQALLKTLNAVRYHHAAKAKFLCIICCSNISCERDGAHNHCELEASNGLSTLLRGFETVSNPSMAASLYTIKQKIDEKNLTSIKVIVPTHRKTLLKAFIDQLFTDVYSFEFEDLQVTSRGDPLKQSTEINMITAQEVEAIQNEIQTYLRSLPALRGELTIITSPLISDIFLHGFTTRTGGISYIPTLSSFNLFSSSKRRDPKVVVQENLRRLGNAVGFNVEKFYRIKTDHANDVWIMGRKEPESYDGITTNQRGVTIAALGADCIPIVFADPVRKSCGVAHAGWRGTLLGVAMATVNAMITEYGCNLEDIIVVLGPSVGPCCFTLPKESAKEFHNLDPECVRLFDSPNPYIDIRKATRILLEQGGILPQNIQDLNQDLDLCTSCHPDKFFSHVRDGLNFGTQIGFISIRE; encoded by the exons ATGGCAGAAGCAGTGTTGGTTGATTTCTTTGGTTTGAAATTTAACTCTCAGAAAAACAGTCATCAGGCATTACTAAAGACATTGAATGCTGTCAGATACCACCATGCTGCCAAAGCCAAGTTTCTTTGTATAATATGTTGCAGTAACATCAGCTGTGAAAGGGATGGTGCACATAATCACTGTGAATTAGAAGCAAGCAATGGATTATCAACTCTCTTGAGAGGATTTGAGACTGTTAGCAATCCTAGTATGGCTGCCTCTTTGTATACTATTAAGcaaaaaattgatgaaaaaaatttgaCCAGCATTAAAGTAATTGTACCCACGCACCGGAAGACATTACTGAAGGCTTTTATTGATCAGCTCTTCACCGATGTTTACAGTTTTGAGTTTGAAGACTTACAGGTGACTTCGAGGGGAGATCCTTTGAAACAATCCACTGAAATAAACATGATCACAGCTCAAGAAGTAGAAGCAATCCAGAATGAAATTCAAACATATTTGAGAAGCCTGCCAGCACTGAGAGGAGAGTTAACCATTATCACATCTCCTTTAATCTCAG ATATTTTCTTACACGGATTTACTACAAGAACAGGTGGAATATCCTACATCCCAACTCTTAGCTCATTCAATCTCTTCAGTAGTTCCAAAAGGAGAGATCCCAAGGTCGTTGTTCAAGAAAATCTGCGTAGGTTGGGAAATGCTGTAGGATTTAATGTGGAGAAATTTTACCGAATAAAG ACTGATCATGCCAATGACGTCTGGATTATGGGAAGGAAGGAACCTGAATCTTATGATGGAATCACCACAAATCAGAGGGGAGTCACAATAGCAGCTCTTGGTGCTGACTGTATACCAATTGTTTTTGCTGATCCTGTCAGAAAATCATGTGGTGTTGCTCACGCTG GTTGGAGGGGTACTTTGCTAGGTGTTGCTATGGCTACAGTGAATGCTATGATCACAGAATATGGGTGTAATTTGGAAGACATTATTGTTGTACTGGGACCTTCAGTAGGACCTTGCTGTTTTACTCTGCCAAAGGAATCAGCAAAGGAATTTCATAATCTTGATCCTGAATGTGTACGGTTATTTGATTCACCAAATCCTTACATTGACATTCGTAAAGCCACCAG GATTCTTCTAGAACAGGGAGGAATTCTACCACAGAATATTCAAGACCTGAACCAAGATCTTGACCTCTGTACGTCCTGCCATCCTGACAAGTTTTTCTCCCATGTCCGAGATGGCCTTAATTTTGGTACACAGATTGGCTTCATATCAATTAGAGAATGA
- the LACC1 gene encoding purine nucleoside phosphorylase LACC1 isoform X1, giving the protein MAEAVLVDFFGLKFNSQKNSHQALLKTLNAVRYHHAAKAKFLCIICCSNISCERDGAHNHCELEASNGLSTLLRGFETVSNPSMAASLYTIKQKIDEKNLTSIKVIVPTHRKTLLKAFIDQLFTDVYSFEFEDLQVTSRGDPLKQSTEINMITAQEVEAIQNEIQTYLRSLPALRGELTIITSPLISADIFLHGFTTRTGGISYIPTLSSFNLFSSSKRRDPKVVVQENLRRLGNAVGFNVEKFYRIKTDHANDVWIMGRKEPESYDGITTNQRGVTIAALGADCIPIVFADPVRKSCGVAHAGWRGTLLGVAMATVNAMITEYGCNLEDIIVVLGPSVGPCCFTLPKESAKEFHNLDPECVRLFDSPNPYIDIRKATRILLEQGGILPQNIQDLNQDLDLCTSCHPDKFFSHVRDGLNFGTQIGFISIRE; this is encoded by the exons ATGGCAGAAGCAGTGTTGGTTGATTTCTTTGGTTTGAAATTTAACTCTCAGAAAAACAGTCATCAGGCATTACTAAAGACATTGAATGCTGTCAGATACCACCATGCTGCCAAAGCCAAGTTTCTTTGTATAATATGTTGCAGTAACATCAGCTGTGAAAGGGATGGTGCACATAATCACTGTGAATTAGAAGCAAGCAATGGATTATCAACTCTCTTGAGAGGATTTGAGACTGTTAGCAATCCTAGTATGGCTGCCTCTTTGTATACTATTAAGcaaaaaattgatgaaaaaaatttgaCCAGCATTAAAGTAATTGTACCCACGCACCGGAAGACATTACTGAAGGCTTTTATTGATCAGCTCTTCACCGATGTTTACAGTTTTGAGTTTGAAGACTTACAGGTGACTTCGAGGGGAGATCCTTTGAAACAATCCACTGAAATAAACATGATCACAGCTCAAGAAGTAGAAGCAATCCAGAATGAAATTCAAACATATTTGAGAAGCCTGCCAGCACTGAGAGGAGAGTTAACCATTATCACATCTCCTTTAATCTCAG CAGATATTTTCTTACACGGATTTACTACAAGAACAGGTGGAATATCCTACATCCCAACTCTTAGCTCATTCAATCTCTTCAGTAGTTCCAAAAGGAGAGATCCCAAGGTCGTTGTTCAAGAAAATCTGCGTAGGTTGGGAAATGCTGTAGGATTTAATGTGGAGAAATTTTACCGAATAAAG ACTGATCATGCCAATGACGTCTGGATTATGGGAAGGAAGGAACCTGAATCTTATGATGGAATCACCACAAATCAGAGGGGAGTCACAATAGCAGCTCTTGGTGCTGACTGTATACCAATTGTTTTTGCTGATCCTGTCAGAAAATCATGTGGTGTTGCTCACGCTG GTTGGAGGGGTACTTTGCTAGGTGTTGCTATGGCTACAGTGAATGCTATGATCACAGAATATGGGTGTAATTTGGAAGACATTATTGTTGTACTGGGACCTTCAGTAGGACCTTGCTGTTTTACTCTGCCAAAGGAATCAGCAAAGGAATTTCATAATCTTGATCCTGAATGTGTACGGTTATTTGATTCACCAAATCCTTACATTGACATTCGTAAAGCCACCAG GATTCTTCTAGAACAGGGAGGAATTCTACCACAGAATATTCAAGACCTGAACCAAGATCTTGACCTCTGTACGTCCTGCCATCCTGACAAGTTTTTCTCCCATGTCCGAGATGGCCTTAATTTTGGTACACAGATTGGCTTCATATCAATTAGAGAATGA